Proteins encoded by one window of Candidatus Eisenbacteria bacterium:
- a CDS encoding adenine phosphoribosyltransferase → MTDFKRLIRDIPDFPKPGIVFKDITPLLADGPAFHSMVDALVAPYRGRVDTVLGIESRGFIIGAAAALSLGTGIAIVRKPGKLPYRTHQASYELEYGTDTLEIHHDAVAGGHRVLLIDDLLATGGTATAAIQLVQQCGGKVAACAFVIELGFLRGRARLAPHEVHALVRYD, encoded by the coding sequence ATGACGGACTTCAAACGTCTCATCCGTGACATTCCCGACTTCCCCAAGCCGGGGATCGTGTTCAAGGACATCACGCCGCTGCTCGCCGACGGCCCGGCCTTCCATTCGATGGTCGACGCGCTGGTGGCGCCGTACCGGGGCCGCGTCGACACGGTGCTCGGGATCGAGTCGCGCGGCTTCATCATCGGGGCCGCCGCGGCGCTCTCGCTCGGCACCGGGATCGCCATCGTGCGCAAGCCCGGCAAGCTTCCGTACCGAACGCACCAGGCGAGCTACGAGCTCGAGTACGGGACCGACACCCTCGAGATCCACCATGACGCCGTCGCCGGCGGCCACCGGGTGCTCCTCATCGACGACCTGCTGGCGACCGGCGGGACGGCGACGGCGGCGATCCAGCTCGTCCAGCAGTGCGGGGGGAAGGTCGCCGCGTGCGCGTTCGTGATCGAGCTCGGCTTCCTCCGCGGCCGCGCGCGCCTGGCGCCACACGAGGTACACGCGCTCGTCCGCTACGACTGA
- a CDS encoding glutathione S-transferase family protein, producing MTPDHTALILHQYDTSPFSEKIRKVLAHKRLAWFAVEQPSIMPKPDLVPLTGGYRRIPVLQIGADVYCDSQLIARVLEARRPEPTIYPGRSEATCHAWNLWADRLLFLPVVSVVFAEIGEFVPKAFVDDRSRMMAGRDFAEISKQAPYARDQLRGLVATLDAQLADGRPFVLGDAFGLPDAACYHPLWFLRVAPGARDLLAPFAHVAAWMGRLEAMGDGDKTVVAPADALAIARAATPAPGTVAPGEPNGLAAGDAVSVTPDDYGFDPVAGTLHAASAHEVAVRRIDPALGEIVVHFPRVGFRLSAVSR from the coding sequence ATGACACCCGATCACACCGCCCTCATCCTGCATCAGTACGACACGTCGCCGTTCTCGGAGAAGATCCGCAAGGTGCTCGCGCACAAGCGCCTGGCGTGGTTCGCGGTCGAGCAGCCGAGCATCATGCCGAAGCCGGACCTCGTGCCGCTGACGGGCGGCTATCGCCGCATCCCGGTGCTGCAGATCGGCGCCGACGTGTACTGCGACTCGCAGCTGATCGCGCGCGTGCTGGAAGCGCGCCGGCCCGAGCCGACGATCTACCCCGGGCGCAGCGAAGCGACCTGCCACGCCTGGAACCTGTGGGCGGACCGGCTCCTCTTCCTGCCGGTCGTGTCGGTCGTGTTCGCCGAGATCGGGGAGTTCGTCCCGAAGGCGTTCGTGGACGATCGGTCGCGCATGATGGCCGGACGCGACTTCGCCGAGATCTCGAAGCAGGCGCCCTACGCGCGCGACCAGCTCCGCGGCCTCGTGGCGACGCTCGACGCGCAGCTCGCCGACGGGCGGCCATTCGTCCTCGGCGATGCGTTCGGCCTGCCCGACGCCGCCTGCTACCACCCGCTGTGGTTCCTGCGCGTGGCCCCCGGCGCGCGTGACCTGCTGGCGCCCTTCGCCCACGTTGCTGCCTGGATGGGCCGCCTGGAGGCGATGGGCGACGGCGACAAGACCGTCGTCGCCCCCGCCGATGCGCTCGCGATCGCCCGCGCCGCGACGCCCGCCCCGGGAACCGTTGCGCCCGGGGAGCCGAACGGTCTCGCGGCCGGCGACGCCGTGAGCGTCACGCCGGACGACTACGGATTCGACCCGGTCGCCGGGACCCTGCACGCCGCCTCGGCGCACGAGGTGGCCGTACGGCGCATCGACCCCGCCCTGGGCGAGATCGTCGTCCACTTCCCGCGCGTCGGCTTCCGCCTGAGCGCGGTCAGTCGGTGA
- a CDS encoding cation diffusion facilitator family transporter, with protein MEARDHTQEAGALRSGLIVSAGLCLVELVGGLATNSLALVTDAVHMFTDVAALALTWFALWMCSRPASPQKTFGYYRAEILAAFVNGVALSVLVIFVLFEAWHRLQAPPSVAGGGMLAIAVAGLAVNAIVAARLHAHKSASLNLRGAYLHVVSDLLGSVGAILAGVIIVTTGWTLADPLASVAIAVLILRSSWKLVGEAVDVLMEGVPAHVDLAALQQGLEGVTGVEEVHDLHVWTLTTGRYALSAHVVADGRSTPDTMLNDLTCVCRDRFAIDHVTIQVEAESRRAAEPAH; from the coding sequence GTGGAGGCGCGCGACCACACGCAGGAAGCGGGAGCCCTGCGCTCGGGGCTCATCGTGAGCGCGGGCCTGTGCCTGGTCGAGCTCGTGGGCGGCCTCGCGACCAACAGCCTCGCGCTGGTGACCGATGCCGTGCACATGTTCACCGACGTCGCGGCGCTCGCCCTCACCTGGTTCGCGCTCTGGATGTGCTCGCGGCCCGCGTCGCCCCAGAAGACCTTCGGCTATTACCGTGCCGAGATCCTGGCCGCCTTCGTGAACGGCGTGGCGCTGTCCGTGCTCGTCATCTTCGTGCTGTTCGAGGCGTGGCACCGCCTGCAGGCGCCGCCCAGCGTCGCCGGCGGAGGGATGCTCGCGATCGCCGTCGCGGGTCTCGCGGTGAACGCGATCGTCGCCGCCCGCCTGCACGCGCACAAGTCCGCGAGTCTCAACCTGCGCGGCGCGTACCTGCACGTCGTCTCCGATCTCCTCGGCTCGGTCGGCGCGATCCTCGCGGGCGTGATCATCGTCACGACGGGATGGACGCTCGCCGATCCGCTGGCGAGCGTCGCCATCGCGGTCCTGATCCTGCGCAGCTCGTGGAAGCTCGTCGGCGAGGCCGTCGACGTGCTGATGGAGGGCGTGCCGGCCCACGTCGACCTCGCGGCGTTGCAGCAGGGACTCGAAGGCGTGACCGGCGTGGAGGAGGTGCACGACCTCCACGTCTGGACGCTGACGACGGGGCGCTACGCGCTGTCCGCCCATGTCGTCGCCGATGGGCGCTCGACCCCCGACACGATGCTGAACGACCTCACCTGCGTGTGCCGGGATCGCTTCGCCATCGACCACGTGACGATCCAGGTCGAGGCCGAGAGCCGGCGGGCGGCCGAACCCGCCCATTGA
- the carA gene encoding glutamine-hydrolyzing carbamoyl-phosphate synthase small subunit: MSEAILALADGTVFRGRAFGARAQAVGEIVFNTSMTGYQEILTDPSYEGQLVAMTYPQIGNVGVNKHDVESRRPFVRGFVVREYREVPSSWRAEETLGSYLARHGIPGIEGIDTRALVRHLRDHGAQEAVLSTDELDAERLVRRAKDAPSMVGQDLANVVTCTEPYGWTQGPWTLEGYVSAEDVAARRGRPPLKVVAYDYGIKYNILRNLVGAGCAVRVVPASTPAREVLALSADGVFLSNGPGDPDAVVGARENVAELLGKVPVFGICLGHQILGLALGGKTYKLKFGHHGGNQPVQDLTTGKVEITAQNHGFAVDADSLRDRAEVSHVNLNDRTVEGLVVKGQPTFSVQYHPEASPGPHDARYLFRRFVDLMERR, translated from the coding sequence GTGAGCGAAGCGATCCTCGCGCTCGCGGACGGAACGGTCTTCCGGGGACGGGCTTTCGGCGCACGCGCGCAGGCGGTCGGCGAGATCGTCTTCAACACCAGCATGACCGGCTACCAGGAGATCCTGACCGATCCGTCCTACGAGGGACAGCTCGTCGCGATGACGTACCCGCAGATCGGCAACGTCGGCGTGAACAAGCACGACGTGGAATCGCGCCGGCCGTTCGTGCGGGGCTTCGTCGTGCGCGAGTACCGCGAGGTGCCGTCGTCGTGGCGGGCCGAGGAGACGCTCGGGAGCTACCTCGCTCGGCACGGCATCCCCGGGATCGAGGGCATCGACACCCGCGCGCTCGTTCGCCACCTGCGCGACCACGGGGCCCAGGAGGCCGTGCTGTCCACCGACGAGCTGGACGCCGAGCGTCTCGTGCGCCGGGCGAAGGACGCCCCGAGCATGGTGGGGCAGGACCTCGCCAACGTCGTCACCTGCACCGAGCCGTACGGCTGGACGCAGGGGCCGTGGACGCTCGAGGGCTACGTCTCGGCCGAGGACGTCGCGGCGCGCCGCGGCCGGCCACCGCTCAAGGTCGTCGCCTACGACTACGGGATCAAGTACAACATCCTGCGGAACCTCGTCGGCGCCGGCTGCGCCGTGCGCGTCGTGCCGGCCTCGACCCCGGCGCGCGAGGTGCTCGCGCTCTCGGCCGACGGCGTGTTCCTGTCGAACGGTCCCGGCGATCCCGACGCGGTCGTCGGCGCGCGCGAGAACGTCGCCGAGCTGCTCGGCAAGGTGCCCGTGTTCGGCATCTGCCTCGGGCACCAGATCCTCGGGCTCGCGCTCGGCGGCAAGACCTACAAGCTCAAGTTCGGCCACCACGGCGGCAACCAGCCCGTGCAGGACTTGACGACCGGCAAGGTCGAGATCACGGCCCAGAACCACGGCTTCGCGGTCGACGCGGACTCGCTCCGCGACCGCGCCGAGGTGAGCCACGTGAATCTCAACGATCGTACGGTGGAAGGCCTCGTCGTGAAGGGGCAGCCGACCTTCTCCGTGCAGTACCATCCCGAGGCGTCGCCCGGACCGCATGACGCGCGCTACCTCTTCCGGCGCTTCGTCGACTTGATGGAGCGGCGCTAG
- the carB gene encoding carbamoyl-phosphate synthase large subunit: MPRRTDLRAILLIGSGPIVIGQACEFDYSGTQACKALKEEGYRVILVNSNPATIMTDPEFAHRTYVEPLTVEVLERIIAAERPDAVLPTIGGQTGLNLALDLAEAGILAKYGVELIGAKVDAIKRAEDRDLFKTTMREIGLEVPRSGVVRSLADAERLRGEIGLPVIIRPSRTLGGSGQSFATTEAEFRTNVEWGLEMSPIHEVLIEESIAGWKEFELEVMRDGKDNVVIVCSIENFDPMGIHTGDSITVAPAQTLTDKEYQIMRDASVAVIRAIGVDTGGSNIQFAVHPENGRLVVIEMNPRVSRSSALASKATGFPIAKIAAKLAVGYTLDEIRNDITRETPACFEPTIDYVVTKIPRFTFEKFPQASDELGPQMKSVGEAMAIGRTFRESLQKAMRSLEIGSNGFEPRDKSDAELRANLVRRGADRLWWVAEALRRGLKVEEVAALTTMDPWFLRHVEEIVADERLLSGAPLASLSDGRMRSLKQAGFSDARLATLLGTTEGAVRARREAMGIRPVYKTVDTCGAEFEAYTPYLYSTFEPGDDEAKPTAKRKVVILGGGPNRIGQGIEFDYCCVHAAFALREAGFEAIMVNCNPETVSTDYDTSDKLFFEPLTLEDVLALLDRERPEGVIVQFGGQTPLKLAVPLERAKVPILGTSPDSIDRAEDRERFEAVLTKLQLKRPPNGIARSEDEAVRVADSIGYPILVRPSYVLGGRAMEIVYDRDSLVGYMARAVRASPEHPVLIDRFLEDAIEVDVDAVSDGREVVVAGIMEHIERAGVHSGDSACSLPPYSLDAEVQDEIRRQTVALARELGVVGLMNVQFAVKARVVYVLEVNPRASRTVPFVSKAIGVPLAKVAVRCMVGGTLRDIGFTREIVPEHVSVKEAVFPFIKFPGVDTVLGPEMKSTGEVMGIDTTFGGAFAKAQIAAGTVLPKRGKVFVSVPDDQKDALLPIARKLVGCGFTLMATQGTAAFLEAKGIAVEGVSKVQHGGPNAVDALQRGEVALVINTPAGSEAYRDSFPLRRTALECRVPYFTTIAAAAAAAEGIETMSRGPFSVRPLQEYHRTGA, encoded by the coding sequence ATGCCGCGGCGAACCGACCTCCGCGCGATCCTCCTCATCGGCTCCGGGCCCATCGTCATCGGCCAGGCGTGCGAGTTCGACTACTCCGGCACCCAGGCCTGCAAGGCCCTCAAGGAGGAGGGCTACCGTGTCATCCTGGTGAATTCGAACCCGGCGACGATCATGACCGATCCCGAGTTCGCGCACCGGACGTACGTCGAGCCGCTCACGGTTGAGGTGCTCGAGCGCATCATCGCCGCCGAGCGCCCGGACGCCGTCCTGCCGACGATCGGCGGACAGACGGGCCTCAACCTGGCGCTCGACCTGGCCGAGGCGGGCATTCTCGCGAAGTACGGCGTCGAGCTGATCGGCGCCAAGGTCGACGCCATCAAGCGGGCCGAGGATCGCGACCTCTTCAAGACGACGATGCGCGAGATCGGCCTCGAGGTGCCGCGCAGCGGCGTCGTCCGCTCGCTCGCCGACGCGGAGCGGCTCCGCGGCGAGATCGGGCTGCCGGTCATCATTCGCCCCTCGCGGACCCTCGGTGGGTCCGGGCAGAGCTTTGCCACGACCGAGGCCGAGTTCCGCACCAACGTCGAGTGGGGCCTCGAGATGTCGCCCATCCACGAGGTCCTGATCGAGGAGTCGATCGCGGGCTGGAAGGAGTTCGAGCTCGAGGTCATGCGCGACGGCAAGGACAACGTCGTCATCGTGTGCTCGATCGAGAACTTCGACCCGATGGGCATCCACACGGGCGACTCCATCACGGTCGCGCCGGCGCAGACGCTGACGGACAAGGAATACCAGATCATGCGCGACGCGTCGGTCGCGGTGATCCGCGCCATCGGCGTCGACACGGGCGGCTCGAACATCCAGTTCGCCGTCCATCCCGAGAACGGCCGGCTCGTCGTCATCGAGATGAACCCGCGCGTGTCGCGCAGCTCGGCGCTCGCCTCCAAGGCGACGGGCTTCCCCATCGCGAAGATCGCCGCCAAGCTCGCCGTCGGCTACACGCTCGACGAGATCCGCAACGACATCACCCGCGAGACGCCCGCCTGCTTCGAGCCCACGATCGACTACGTCGTCACCAAGATCCCGCGTTTCACGTTCGAGAAGTTCCCGCAGGCCTCCGACGAGCTCGGCCCCCAGATGAAGTCGGTCGGCGAGGCCATGGCGATCGGCCGCACCTTCCGCGAGTCGCTCCAGAAAGCCATGCGCTCGCTCGAGATCGGGAGCAACGGCTTCGAGCCGCGCGACAAGAGCGACGCCGAGCTGCGCGCGAACCTCGTGCGCCGCGGCGCCGATCGGTTGTGGTGGGTCGCCGAGGCGCTGCGGCGCGGCCTCAAGGTGGAGGAGGTCGCGGCGCTCACGACCATGGACCCGTGGTTCCTGCGCCACGTCGAGGAGATCGTGGCCGACGAGCGCCTGCTGTCGGGAGCGCCCCTCGCCTCGCTCTCGGACGGGCGCATGCGGTCGCTCAAGCAGGCCGGGTTCTCCGACGCCCGGCTGGCGACGCTCCTCGGCACGACCGAGGGCGCCGTGCGCGCGAGGCGCGAGGCGATGGGCATTCGTCCCGTCTACAAGACGGTCGACACGTGCGGCGCCGAGTTCGAAGCCTACACGCCGTATCTCTACTCCACCTTCGAGCCGGGCGACGACGAGGCGAAGCCGACCGCGAAGCGCAAGGTCGTGATCCTGGGCGGCGGACCGAACCGGATCGGGCAGGGGATCGAGTTCGACTACTGCTGTGTGCACGCCGCGTTCGCGCTTCGCGAGGCCGGGTTCGAAGCCATCATGGTCAACTGCAACCCGGAGACCGTGAGCACCGACTACGACACGTCGGACAAGCTCTTCTTCGAGCCGCTGACGCTCGAGGACGTGCTGGCCTTGCTCGATCGCGAGCGCCCCGAGGGCGTGATCGTCCAGTTCGGCGGACAGACGCCGCTCAAGCTCGCCGTGCCGCTCGAGCGCGCCAAGGTGCCGATCCTCGGCACGTCGCCCGACTCGATCGACCGCGCCGAGGACCGCGAGCGTTTCGAGGCGGTGCTGACGAAGCTGCAGCTGAAGCGTCCCCCGAACGGGATCGCCCGCTCCGAGGACGAGGCCGTCCGGGTGGCCGATTCGATCGGCTACCCGATCCTCGTGCGGCCGTCCTACGTGCTCGGCGGGCGGGCGATGGAGATCGTCTACGACCGCGACAGCCTGGTCGGCTACATGGCGCGCGCTGTGCGAGCATCGCCGGAGCATCCCGTGCTCATCGACCGCTTCCTCGAGGACGCGATCGAGGTCGACGTCGACGCGGTCAGCGACGGGCGCGAGGTGGTCGTGGCCGGCATCATGGAGCACATCGAGCGTGCCGGCGTGCACTCGGGCGACAGCGCCTGCTCGCTGCCGCCGTACTCGCTCGACGCCGAGGTGCAGGACGAGATCCGGCGCCAGACCGTGGCGCTCGCACGCGAGCTCGGCGTGGTCGGGCTCATGAACGTGCAGTTCGCGGTGAAGGCGCGCGTGGTCTACGTGCTCGAGGTGAACCCGCGCGCGAGCCGGACCGTGCCGTTCGTCTCCAAGGCGATCGGCGTGCCGCTCGCGAAGGTGGCCGTCCGGTGCATGGTCGGGGGCACGCTGCGCGACATCGGGTTCACGCGCGAGATCGTCCCGGAACACGTGAGCGTCAAGGAGGCCGTCTTCCCGTTCATCAAGTTCCCTGGCGTCGACACGGTGCTCGGCCCCGAGATGAAGTCGACCGGCGAGGTGATGGGCATCGACACGACGTTCGGCGGCGCGTTCGCGAAGGCGCAGATCGCCGCCGGCACGGTGCTCCCGAAGCGGGGCAAGGTGTTCGTGTCCGTGCCCGACGACCAGAAGGACGCCTTGCTGCCGATCGCCCGCAAGCTCGTCGGCTGCGGCTTCACGCTGATGGCGACGCAAGGGACCGCGGCGTTCCTCGAGGCGAAAGGGATCGCCGTCGAAGGGGTCTCGAAGGTGCAGCACGGCGGACCCAACGCCGTCGATGCCCTCCAGCGCGGCGAGGTGGCGCTCGTCATCAACACGCCGGCCGGGAGCGAGGCCTACCGCGATTCGTTTCCGCTGCGGCGCACGGCGCTCGAGTGCCGGGTGCCGTACTTCACGACCATCGCGGCGGCCGCGGCCGCCGCGGAGGGGATCGAGACCATGTCCCGCGGGCCGTTCTCCGTGCGCCCGTTGCAGGAGTATCATCGCACCGGCGCGTGA
- a CDS encoding dihydroorotase, translated as MRIANGTVVDPVAQTATRLDVLVEDGRIAAVEPGDQLEAEAEPYDARGCLVVPGLVDMHVHLREPGYEYKETIATGTAAAVAGGVTSVACMANTNPVNDSSAVTRFILEQAAAARLARVYPIGAVSVGLAGKQLAEFGEMRRAGIVAVSDDGMPIMDAGLMRRALEYAKLFDLLVIAHEEDTCLRCDGVMNEGLTSVRLGLRGSPAASEELMVARDVALAELTGGRLHVAHVSTARSVAMIREARARGLAVSAEATPHHLFLTEEAVAEYDGNAKMAPPLRTRADVEALRAGLADGTIEAIATDHAPHHPDEKDCEFDQAANGIVGLETALGLGLRLVAEGVLDLPTLIARMTVGPARLLGIPAGTLAVGAAADVAVIDPERRWRVAARSFKSKSRNTPFDGWDLQGKAIATFVGGALVYEDRTTAPPLRVAS; from the coding sequence CTGCGGATCGCGAACGGGACGGTCGTCGACCCGGTGGCGCAGACGGCGACCCGGCTCGACGTGCTGGTCGAGGACGGCCGGATCGCCGCCGTCGAGCCCGGCGATCAGCTCGAAGCCGAGGCCGAGCCGTACGACGCGCGCGGGTGCCTCGTCGTGCCCGGCCTCGTCGACATGCACGTGCACCTGCGCGAGCCGGGCTACGAGTACAAGGAGACCATCGCGACCGGCACGGCCGCGGCCGTCGCGGGCGGCGTCACCTCGGTCGCCTGCATGGCGAACACGAACCCCGTGAACGACAGCAGCGCGGTCACCCGCTTCATCCTGGAGCAGGCGGCGGCGGCCAGGTTGGCGCGCGTCTACCCGATCGGCGCCGTGTCGGTCGGGCTCGCGGGCAAGCAGCTCGCCGAGTTCGGCGAGATGCGGCGGGCGGGCATCGTCGCCGTCTCGGACGACGGCATGCCGATCATGGACGCCGGCCTCATGCGGCGGGCGCTCGAATACGCGAAGCTCTTCGATCTGCTCGTCATCGCGCACGAGGAGGACACGTGCCTGCGGTGCGACGGCGTGATGAACGAGGGCCTCACGTCGGTCCGGCTCGGGCTCCGCGGCTCACCGGCGGCGTCCGAGGAGTTGATGGTGGCGCGCGACGTCGCGCTCGCCGAGCTGACCGGCGGACGCCTGCACGTGGCGCACGTGAGCACGGCCCGATCGGTTGCCATGATCCGCGAGGCCCGGGCGCGCGGCCTCGCCGTCAGCGCGGAGGCGACGCCGCATCATCTCTTCCTCACCGAGGAGGCGGTCGCGGAGTACGACGGCAACGCGAAGATGGCGCCGCCGCTCCGTACGCGGGCCGACGTCGAGGCGCTGCGCGCCGGGCTCGCCGACGGCACCATCGAGGCGATCGCCACCGACCACGCGCCGCACCACCCGGACGAGAAGGACTGCGAGTTCGACCAGGCGGCGAACGGCATCGTCGGCCTCGAGACCGCCCTCGGCCTCGGCCTGCGCTTGGTGGCGGAAGGGGTGCTGGACCTTCCGACGCTGATCGCGCGCATGACCGTGGGGCCGGCCCGGCTCCTCGGCATTCCCGCCGGCACGCTGGCGGTCGGCGCGGCGGCGGACGTGGCGGTGATCGACCCCGAGCGCCGCTGGAGGGTCGCGGCGCGGAGCTTCAAGTCGAAGAGCCGCAACACGCCTTTCGACGGGTGGGACCTGCAGGGCAAGGCGATCGCGACGTTCGTCGGCGGCGCGCTCGTCTACGAGGACCGCACGACGGCGCCCCCGCTGCGGGTGGCGTCGTGA
- a CDS encoding aspartate carbamoyltransferase catalytic subunit has translation MAFAERHLLGLEGMGAEAITSILDSAASFKEISDRDIKKVPALRGKTVINLFYENSTRTRTSFEIAAKRLSADTVNISGSSSSASKGETLVDTARNLEAMRPDAIVLRHSMSGAAHLLARHVSCPIINAGDGCHEHPSQALLDLLTIRERRGAIAGLTVAVVGDLLHSRVGRSNLHGLRALGATVRVVGPPTLVPREFAALGAEVHTRLADGVRDADVVMMLRVQRERMGANFFPSLDEYSHYYCLTEEVVRLAKPQVIILHPGPMNRGLEISSAVADGPYSVIMNQVTNGVAVRMALLYLLIARSKAEDAAELEAATDAPVVRGRSGGRA, from the coding sequence ATGGCATTCGCGGAGCGTCACCTGCTCGGGCTCGAGGGCATGGGGGCCGAGGCCATCACGTCGATCCTCGACTCGGCGGCCTCGTTCAAGGAGATCTCGGACCGCGACATCAAGAAGGTGCCGGCGCTGCGCGGAAAGACGGTCATCAACCTCTTCTACGAGAACAGCACGCGCACGCGGACGTCGTTCGAAATCGCGGCCAAACGGCTGTCCGCCGACACCGTCAACATCTCGGGATCCAGCTCGAGCGCGAGCAAGGGTGAGACGCTGGTCGACACGGCCCGCAACCTGGAGGCGATGCGGCCCGACGCGATCGTGCTGCGGCACTCGATGTCGGGCGCGGCGCATCTGCTCGCACGCCACGTCTCGTGTCCGATCATCAACGCCGGCGACGGTTGCCACGAGCACCCGTCGCAGGCGCTGCTCGATCTCCTGACGATCCGCGAGCGCCGCGGCGCGATCGCGGGGCTCACGGTGGCCGTCGTGGGCGACCTGCTGCACAGCCGCGTCGGTCGCTCGAACCTGCACGGCCTGCGCGCTCTCGGCGCGACCGTGCGCGTGGTCGGGCCGCCGACGCTCGTGCCGCGCGAGTTCGCGGCGCTCGGGGCCGAGGTCCACACCCGCCTCGCCGACGGCGTGCGCGACGCCGACGTCGTCATGATGCTGCGGGTCCAGCGCGAGCGGATGGGCGCGAACTTCTTCCCGAGCCTGGATGAGTACTCGCACTACTACTGCCTCACCGAAGAGGTCGTCCGGCTCGCGAAGCCGCAGGTCATCATCCTGCATCCCGGCCCCATGAACCGGGGGCTCGAGATCTCGAGCGCCGTCGCCGACGGCCCGTACTCGGTGATCATGAACCAGGTGACGAACGGGGTCGCCGTGCGGATGGCGCTCCTCTATCTCCTGATCGCGCGCAGCAAGGCCGAGGACGCGGCCGAGCTGGAGGCGGCGACCGACGCGCCGGTGGTCCGCGGGCGCAGCGGGGGGCGGGCGTGA
- the pyrR gene encoding bifunctional pyr operon transcriptional regulator/uracil phosphoribosyltransferase PyrR: MTANGTRLVMDAQAIQRALVRIAHEIVERGRGTAGFALVGIRSRGVYIAQRLRRLLADIEGGEPVPFGVVDITLYRDDLDRRMQNPVVQGTSIDFDVDGRRILLVDDVLFTGRTIRAAMDAIIDFGRPQAIQLAVLVDRGHRELPIRADYVGKNIPTSRQEEVAVRLAEADGVDEVLVEAP; this comes from the coding sequence ATGACGGCGAACGGCACCCGGCTCGTCATGGACGCCCAGGCGATCCAGCGCGCCCTCGTCCGCATCGCCCACGAGATCGTGGAGCGGGGGCGGGGGACGGCCGGCTTCGCCCTGGTGGGCATCCGCTCGCGCGGCGTGTACATCGCCCAGCGCCTGCGCCGCCTGCTCGCCGACATCGAGGGCGGCGAGCCCGTCCCGTTCGGGGTCGTCGACATCACGCTCTACCGCGACGACCTCGACCGGCGCATGCAGAACCCCGTCGTCCAGGGCACCAGCATCGACTTCGACGTCGACGGGCGGCGGATTCTGCTCGTCGACGACGTGCTGTTCACGGGGCGCACGATCCGCGCCGCCATGGACGCGATCATCGACTTCGGGCGGCCGCAGGCGATCCAGCTCGCCGTCCTGGTCGACCGTGGCCACCGCGAGCTGCCGATTCGCGCCGACTACGTGGGCAAGAACATCCCGACCTCCCGCCAGGAGGAGGTCGCGGTCCGGCTGGCCGAGGCGGACGGCGTCGACGAGGTCCTCGTCGAGGCGCCGTGA
- a CDS encoding LysM peptidoglycan-binding domain-containing M23 family metallopeptidase, with amino-acid sequence MVRQVAVIVVLGALALASACRPTTSAFRHQVKPGENLYRIGKAYGVDYRELARANGITDPSRIEVGDKLVIPNATRELPVALITPARSRDDQPAESELPPDRSPFVWPVEGAVTSTFGMRGDAHHDGIDIAAPTGTPVRAARGGRVLYSDELRGYGNIVIIEHGDGYATVYAHNQDNTILVGTIVRQGDVIGEVGETGETSQPNLHFEVRKDNVARNPLYYLPPRRTASRGAPAP; translated from the coding sequence GTGGTGCGGCAGGTGGCGGTCATCGTGGTGCTGGGAGCGCTCGCGCTCGCGAGCGCCTGCCGGCCGACGACCTCCGCGTTCCGACACCAGGTGAAGCCGGGCGAGAACCTCTACCGGATCGGGAAGGCCTACGGGGTGGACTACCGGGAGCTGGCACGCGCCAACGGCATCACCGATCCGAGCCGCATCGAGGTAGGCGACAAGCTCGTGATCCCGAATGCGACGCGCGAGCTGCCGGTCGCGCTCATCACGCCGGCGCGCTCGCGCGACGACCAACCGGCGGAGAGCGAGCTGCCGCCGGACCGCTCGCCCTTCGTCTGGCCGGTCGAGGGCGCGGTCACGTCGACGTTCGGGATGCGCGGCGACGCGCATCACGACGGCATCGACATCGCTGCACCGACCGGCACGCCGGTGCGCGCGGCGCGCGGCGGTCGCGTGCTCTACAGCGACGAGCTGCGGGGCTACGGGAACATCGTCATCATCGAGCACGGCGACGGCTATGCGACGGTGTACGCGCACAACCAGGACAACACGATCCTCGTGGGCACGATCGTGCGCCAGGGGGACGTCATCGGCGAGGTCGGCGAGACGGGGGAGACGTCGCAGCCGAATCTGCACTTCGAAGTCCGCAAGGACAACGTCGCTCGCAATCCGCTCTACTACCTACCACCGCGAAGGACGGCGTCTCGGGGGGCGCCCGCACCATGA